In Synchiropus splendidus isolate RoL2022-P1 chromosome 11, RoL_Sspl_1.0, whole genome shotgun sequence, the DNA window GAGGTGGGATTGACATTTGGTTTTGCCTTCCATAATAGCATTTCCCTGTTGTGCTGAGTgtagaatagaaaaaaaaatggtctcCTTTTTTGTATTTAGATACTATGCATTTGATGATGCATTTGTGCGGGAGGTTCTCGGGAAGAAACTCTCAAAAGGAACCAAGAAGGACCTGGATGACATCAGTGCCAAAACCAATGTAACTTTAAAAAGCTGCCGACGACAGGTATTTTACCAGAGAAAAGTGATCATCTTATCATTCAATCCAACGATCATGAGTTCAgcccaatgttttttttttccatttcagtttgacaatttCAAGCGTGTTTTTAAAGTTGTGGAAGAGTTGAAGGGCCCCCTGGTGGAGAACATTCGTCAGCACTTCCTGCTGTCTGACAAGCTTGCCAGGTAGTACACAGCACCAACACATACGCTTGAATGTACACCTACGATGAATGACACTAATGCGCATGTTCCCTTCCTTTGGAATGTTTCAGGGATTATGCTGCTATTGTTTTCTTCGCCAACAATCGCTTCGAGACAGGAAAGAGAAAGCTGCAATATCTCACCTTCCAGGACTTTGCTTTCTGTGCCGGGCAGCTCATCAACAATTGGACAGTCGGTGCTGTTGGTGAGTGATTTCACTTGCAATAACAGCGGATCTCTACTAATGATGCAGCTCTGATCTAACAGACAACTAAATGAGACGAGACAAGAGGCAGCTGTTTCTCAATAGAGACAAAGTGaagttttgtatttgttttataaaGACAACTTAcgactgtgtgtgagtggcaTGTGAGGGTGGCGCGGGACGTGTATGAACACAGACTGACAATGGTGGTGTGCAACGTTTTACACCAAATCAAAAGCATTTTGTTCAAGAAGAAAAGTCACTGTGTCCTATGCTTTTAGAGAAGATTCCAATCCTGCTACTTCAGTCGGACACAGATCATAAACACATGACCCAAATATGCTCTGCATGCTTTATATAGTCCTGTcaactgtttttaaatgaaattgaattcCTTTGACGTccactgttaaattaaaaacacagcagaacaGCTGAAGTCAGCCACACACAGTGATAACTGGGCTGTTTTCTCGGCGGATGATCTTATGAGACTCTCCTATAACAAAAAGAGTTGTGGTAGAGGTGAATTTGTCCCGATAATCAGCACCTATAACGGTCAGGCTGCACAATagtaaatattaaacatgtcCGATATTTTCCATCACAACTCTCggtatgtgttttgattttcctTTACTATTCCTTTTTACTGTTAAATGTCACCCAAGCGCACCGTCCACTTCCATGTCTTGTTCTCCACTTGAGCTCTCTTCTTCTTTATCACGTGATTTCGCACAAGATGGCTCGGAAAACAAGATCGGTGCTGGGAGAGAATACTGATTGGTGTTGAGATGGTCGGGGCACATCACAGACATCACCGTCAACGCCAGatattttttgtcttcatgtggACTCTGCAGATCTAGACAATGTTTCATGTGTACCACGCTTGAGACACCTTTTGTCTGACCATATCATGCACGATACAGTACATTAACATATCAATGTGAAATCTGTTCGCTTCTTTCTCGTGACAAATTGAAAGGTGACCTAGTATTTCACACCTGAGAAACACTTCTTAGAGCTGCATTTCTGCTTTCACCTTTTTGCAGGGTCGTTGGCATTTATTGTTAGAAGCTTCATTTCATACCTATAAAATGACATCGGGTGAAAacctttttcatttaaatatgctTGAGTGGCTACGGAGTAAagatgatgttttattttgaatgttgatataaaaaaagtataaataataTAGATGGAAGTTTGAGAATTCAAATCCACCTCTTCACATGAAGTAAATGTCTCTGTTCATAATACAAGAAACATTTCTTGAGCTCCACAACTTGATCCCAGCGAGCCCTTGTAGCTGGGCCTCATGGTGTCAATGAGCTGAGTTGACCACCAGAGGTCCCCAGGAAGTTTCGAATTTTTAGACTGTGTCCAGTGCGCTCATTGAGAGTTCGCCGTTGTGACAAATTAAAagatcatcatttgtttatgaaacCTGAATGAGTGATTAAACAGCCACATACTTTGGTCCCAGACAACATGGTGGAAGACATGGACGTGGATCTGGACAAGGAGTTCCTGCATGAGTTGAAAGAGCTGAAGATTTTAATATCCGACAAAGACTTGCTGGATCAGCACAAAAGGTCAGTGTGCGGCTGGAAATacataaaagtgaaaaacaaaacattgttattGTCAGTAACCCCAGTGTTTCTGTGGTGTAGCCTGGTGTGTACGGCTCTCAGGGGGAAAACCAAAGCTTTTAATGAGATGGAGGCCAATTTCAAGGTGAGAGATACGGAATTATTCAGGTCACAATGAACAAACCAAGTGTTTCATCTCATGTCTCTTTGAAGAATCTCTCCCGAGGCCTGGTGAACATCGCCGCAAAGTTAACCAACACAAAGGATGTCAGAGATTTCTTCATTGATCTAGTCGAGAAGGTGtggagtttttttatttttattttttattgcaggCTAATAAAGGGTCCAGACGTAGTTTGCGCGGCCTGTGAGCTGGTGTGATGTAACGCCTCCCGCCCTCTTTTCCTCCTGCAGTTTATTGAGCCGTGTCGCTCCGACCGCTGGACAGCTGCAGACATGAGACTCTACCTCACTCACTACAGCAACTCCGCTCACATACTCGACACGTTCAAGTGAGTTCATGGGCTCTTATTCTGAAAGGTTTATCGGCTCACTTCAGCTGCTGGAACCACTTCTGAGGCTGCGATATTCAGCTTTGAAAGGGTGACCATTTAAGGCTACACAGAGTTTGCGAAAACTCCGTCGGCTGATATTGTCCACCGGTGGGTGTCGCCGTATCTGGACCCCCACTTCTGAAACTGTAGTTACCTTGTTTCTCATGCTAACACTCTGGAATGCAGTGAAGGGTGTACACAGTCCTGCGCCACCACTGGCTCAACAAAGAGATATTCATAAAGCAACAGAGACCCCTGACGGTTACGTTGAGTGGCCGAAAATAGCTGTATTTAGTGTGACAGAGTCCATTTGTACTGCATTCTTACTCTCTATTTCtgtcttttccgtctctcagaCATCAAGTTGTGTGGGACAGATACATGAACGTCATCAAGAGCTGCATCTTCAAAATGTATCACGACTGACTCGACCTTCACCCCGGCCTGCTCCCCTTTCCTTCCCCCCTATCTGCACTTCACTTTGTGTTTTTTAGGAGTCAAATCAATTCATGTTGGAATCAAGTTCTTCTGTATTTCCAtgagaacattttaaaaataaaatggatgtaATTTTACGGTGGTGCTTGTTGGTGTCACTGTCTTTATCTTTTATGGTATCTTAAGCAGACGATAGGGAGAACCATCCATGAACCCTTTGATTTACAGTTCAGAGACTAACAGCAGGCTGAGGTGCGTGGATTCTCCGTCCGTCTGCAACCgctggcttgtccagttcctTACGTAAGAGTCGATGGGAATGACCTTATTCAAGTAGAGTATAAGGGCTAGAGAAGAAAGATTCCAAACTCAACTGTCAGGGCGGGGCGGTttggaagatttttttaaaaatcacaagACAACCAGCAActtttgctgactcatcaaaTGTAATTCAAACcagccatcatttttttttgtaaattacaCCTCGACCTGGGCCAGTTTGTGAGTTGTCCCATGTGTGGTCATGATTATCCTGTCGGGGGGTGCGCCTGTCTACACAGTGTGATTTTTAACAACACGCttcgtggcaacagctgccACCACCCAGAAACAGGACAGATAAACagtcctgttgttttttttttaacatttcaggctgtgaaagacCCTGTTATTGTTTCACTACTTTGCCTTCCTTGGATCTCTTCAGCAGAGTGGGATCGTCCCacgagagcagcagcagcagtggaagaCAGGCCTACATAATTTTAGGCAGGTGGTTTTTGAATCGAATGAGGAAGCTGTGTAATAATCTCACCAGAGTTACTCATGTAAAAAGCAAATTTGTCGTGTGgaccatgtttttatttgtttaagagagagtttttttcttccaaaatatCAAGAAAATGGATGAACCACGAATGGGAGGAGCGAAACGCAAATGTGGGTCAGACAGGACTGGGCTTGATGTGAGGCTGTCTCAGAGAAACTCCAAAAAATGAACAGgaacataaaatgtattttaaaacttAAGTCCATGTTTAAATaagagctgttgcagtgcattgtgggacttgGTGGGAGATCTCTGTTCACAGCATGTGTCAAATGCCAGACGTGGGGGCCAAATGTGccccaaaatgtttgttttgttttaaaaaaaataaaagcacaaaacaGCTGACATGACGTGCTGCCAGGAAGTCAGCATGTCTAGgtgtagaagaggaggccaAAAAGGTGGAACTGAAAAGACAATTGTTGTACTGTCAGGAGAGTGGTTTACTCTTTGTT includes these proteins:
- the fibpa gene encoding fibroblast growth factor (acidic) intracellular binding protein a, whose amino-acid sequence is MAVELDVFVGNTTIMDEEVYQLWLDGYTVNDAVKVRMEGGVLEECETTADVLLSDTMDQYRTFQMCERLLHSPGKLANQLIFQIPPHRQAVLIERYYAFDDAFVREVLGKKLSKGTKKDLDDISAKTNVTLKSCRRQFDNFKRVFKVVEELKGPLVENIRQHFLLSDKLARDYAAIVFFANNRFETGKRKLQYLTFQDFAFCAGQLINNWTVGAVDNMVEDMDVDLDKEFLHELKELKILISDKDLLDQHKSLVCTALRGKTKAFNEMEANFKNLSRGLVNIAAKLTNTKDVRDFFIDLVEKFIEPCRSDRWTAADMRLYLTHYSNSAHILDTFKHQVVWDRYMNVIKSCIFKMYHD